Proteins from a single region of Procambarus clarkii isolate CNS0578487 chromosome 32, FALCON_Pclarkii_2.0, whole genome shotgun sequence:
- the LOC123759541 gene encoding uncharacterized protein isoform X2: protein MRASVVLLTCLMVDAAANTSSDAVDLLSVAGGAVGAVLEAASQPTCSLILLSDGTASPSTIFKVLSTWRGCPWGAGVLEARADGLDPNRTSTFLSQLVLQARRVRLGSWCVWVVVVSLDTTFLAAFAERSLKGRLLAWGTKLLVVTRLPLTQLHALLSSHWTFSMMAAIFLNLEPTFNHLRLGLYSHLPYGREGAQVVRVATWEAKNGLVRHSHYPLFPDKFSNFNGARVNVTALPFLPFWGEGEVGGVKEYTGSDYQLLAAVAATLNFTMMVLPSDSWVQVVSQVVDRVSFMASVYHILLPQRQEQYDFTFTYEYAYFSFAMAKPSLQPQWQSVYLPLATELRRVGDHADGRDASGVAHDVGREASGFAHEAARDASGVEHGAGRDASGVAHDVVGLLVGQSLPPRLPKATSSRILLAVWLAFSIIFGTAYRGNLTAFLTLPKYPPRAETLQQLVAAADRVTMPPYGEEFQRFFKQSDSVVFKALAEVMHFNPSVTQGLQAATRKRQAYMGGRRYLQQKVAELFTEADGSTTLYLGRESIFPGPSGWPIPHNAPYKQHLDRCIMAALEAGLYDKWSDDMLAQARQESRRREHLVQQQKQKAAGQEPRSGSSLRALTTTHLQGAFMLLLLGLALAGLCFVLEVLTLIVHCDRG, encoded by the exons ATGCGGTGGACTTGCTGTCGGTGGCAGGTGGTGCAGTGGGCGCGGTGCTGGAGGCTGCCTCTCAACCCACCTGCTCTCTCATCCTCCTCTCAGATGGCACCGCCTCACCATCCACCATCTTCAAG gtGCTGAGTACGTGGCGGGGGTGTCCCTGGGGCGCGGGGGTGCTGGAGGCGCGGGCGGACGGTCTGGACCCCAACAGGACGAGCAccttcctctcccagctggtccTCCAGGCCCGACGG GTGCGACTGGGgtcatggtgtgtgtgggtggtggtagtcagTCTTGACACCACCTTCCTCGCCGCCTTCGCTGAgaggtccctcaaggggcgcctcCTGGCGTGGGGCACCAAGCTGCTGGTGGTGACTCGTCTTCCCCTGACACAGCTCCACGccctcctctcctcccactgGACCTTCTCCATGATGGCCGCCATCTTCCTCAACCTGGAGCCCACCTTCAACCACCTCAG GTTAGGCTTGTACAGCCACCTGCCGTACGGCCGTGAGGGGGCACAGGTGGTGCGGGTGGCCACCTGGGAGGCCAAGAACGGTCTCGTCCGCCACTCTCACTACCCACTTTTCCCTGATAAGTTTTCCAA CTTCAACGGGGCCAGGGTGAACGTGACAGCCCTGCCGTTCTTGCCGttctggggtgagggagaggtgggtGGCGTGAAGGAGTACACTGGCTCCGACTACCAGCTGCTGGCGGCGGTGGCTGCCACTCTCAACTTCACCATGATGGTCTTGCCCAGTGACTCGTGGGTTCAG GTGGTGAGTCAAGTGGTAGATAGGGTGTCGTTCATGGCCTCCGTCTACCACATCCTCCTTCCCCAGCGCCAGGAACAATACGACTTCACCTTCACCTACGAGTACGCATACTTCTCCTTCGCCATGGCCAAGCCCTCGCTGCAGCCCCAGTGGCAGAGCGTCTACCTCCCTCTGGCGACGGAG CTGAGGCGGGTCGGAGATCACGCGGACGGTCGGGACGCAAGTGGTGTTGCGCATGACGTGGGTCGGGAAGCAAGCGGTTTTGCGCACGAGGCGGCTCGGGACGCAAGTGGTGTTGAGCACGGGGCAGGTCGGGATGCAAGCGGTGTTGCGCACGACGTGGTGGGCCTGCTGGTTGGTCAGAGCCTGCCACCACGACTGCCCAAGGCTACCTCAAGCCGCATCCTGCTGGCCGTGTGGCTCGCGTTCTCTATCATTTTCGGAACGGCTTATCGTGGCAACCTCACCGCCTTTCTCACTCTGCCCAAGTACCCGCCTCGAGCTGAGACGCTCCAGCAGCTTGTTGCTGCTGCAGACAG GGTAACCATGCCGCCATATGGAGAGGAATTCCAGAGGTTCTTCAAGCAGTCGGACTCTGTGGTGTTCAAGGCGCTGGCTGAGGTCATGCACTTCAACCCCAGCGTCACACAGGGGCTGCAGGCTGCCACAAGGAAGAG ACAGGCTTACATGGGAGGTAGACGATACCTGCAGCAGAAGGTGGCAGAGCTGTTCACTGAGGCTGACGGCAGCACCACGCTCTACCTGGGCCGAGAGTCCATCTTCCCGGGGCCCTCCGGCTGGCCCATACCCCACAACGCCCCCTACAAGCAACACCTCGACCGCTGCATCATGGCTGCTCTTGAG GCTGGACTGTATGATAAGTGGAGCGACGACATGTTGGCCCAGGCGCGGCAGGAAAGCCGGCGGCGGGAGCACTTGGTCCAACAGCAGAAGCAGAAAGCAGCAGGGCAGGAACCAAGGTCTGGCAGCAGCCTGAgggccctcaccaccacacacctgcagggaGCCTTCATGCTGCTCCTGCTGGGGCTCGCCCTCGCTGGGCTCTGCTTCGTCCTGGAGGTCCTGACGCTGATAGTCCACTGTGACAGGGGTTGA
- the LOC123759541 gene encoding ionotropic receptor 21a isoform X1 — MRASVVLLTCLMVDAAANTSSDAVDLLSVAGGAVGAVLEAASQPTCSLILLSDGTASPSTIFKVLSTWRGCPWGAGVLEARADGLDPNRTSTFLSQLVLQARRVRLGSWCVWVVVVSLDTTFLAAFAERSLKGRLLAWGTKLLVVTRLPLTQLHALLSSHWTFSMMAAIFLNLEPTFNHLRLGLYSHLPYGREGAQVVRVATWEAKNGLVRHSHYPLFPDKFSNFNGARVNVTALPFLPFWGEGEVGGVKEYTGSDYQLLAAVAATLNFTMMVLPSDSWVQVVSQVVDRVSFMASVYHILLPQRQEQYDFTFTYEYAYFSFAMAKPSLQPQWQSVYLPLATEVWAAVLGVVILVPPILFWLRRVGDHADGRDASGVAHDVGREASGFAHEAARDASGVEHGAGRDASGVAHDVVGLLVGQSLPPRLPKATSSRILLAVWLAFSIIFGTAYRGNLTAFLTLPKYPPRAETLQQLVAAADRVTMPPYGEEFQRFFKQSDSVVFKALAEVMHFNPSVTQGLQAATRKRQAYMGGRRYLQQKVAELFTEADGSTTLYLGRESIFPGPSGWPIPHNAPYKQHLDRCIMAALEAGLYDKWSDDMLAQARQESRRREHLVQQQKQKAAGQEPRSGSSLRALTTTHLQGAFMLLLLGLALAGLCFVLEVLTLIVHCDRG; from the exons ATGCGGTGGACTTGCTGTCGGTGGCAGGTGGTGCAGTGGGCGCGGTGCTGGAGGCTGCCTCTCAACCCACCTGCTCTCTCATCCTCCTCTCAGATGGCACCGCCTCACCATCCACCATCTTCAAG gtGCTGAGTACGTGGCGGGGGTGTCCCTGGGGCGCGGGGGTGCTGGAGGCGCGGGCGGACGGTCTGGACCCCAACAGGACGAGCAccttcctctcccagctggtccTCCAGGCCCGACGG GTGCGACTGGGgtcatggtgtgtgtgggtggtggtagtcagTCTTGACACCACCTTCCTCGCCGCCTTCGCTGAgaggtccctcaaggggcgcctcCTGGCGTGGGGCACCAAGCTGCTGGTGGTGACTCGTCTTCCCCTGACACAGCTCCACGccctcctctcctcccactgGACCTTCTCCATGATGGCCGCCATCTTCCTCAACCTGGAGCCCACCTTCAACCACCTCAG GTTAGGCTTGTACAGCCACCTGCCGTACGGCCGTGAGGGGGCACAGGTGGTGCGGGTGGCCACCTGGGAGGCCAAGAACGGTCTCGTCCGCCACTCTCACTACCCACTTTTCCCTGATAAGTTTTCCAA CTTCAACGGGGCCAGGGTGAACGTGACAGCCCTGCCGTTCTTGCCGttctggggtgagggagaggtgggtGGCGTGAAGGAGTACACTGGCTCCGACTACCAGCTGCTGGCGGCGGTGGCTGCCACTCTCAACTTCACCATGATGGTCTTGCCCAGTGACTCGTGGGTTCAG GTGGTGAGTCAAGTGGTAGATAGGGTGTCGTTCATGGCCTCCGTCTACCACATCCTCCTTCCCCAGCGCCAGGAACAATACGACTTCACCTTCACCTACGAGTACGCATACTTCTCCTTCGCCATGGCCAAGCCCTCGCTGCAGCCCCAGTGGCAGAGCGTCTACCTCCCTCTGGCGACGGAGGTGTGGGCGGCTGTATTAGGCGTAGTGATCCTTGTCCCACCCATCCTCTTCTGG CTGAGGCGGGTCGGAGATCACGCGGACGGTCGGGACGCAAGTGGTGTTGCGCATGACGTGGGTCGGGAAGCAAGCGGTTTTGCGCACGAGGCGGCTCGGGACGCAAGTGGTGTTGAGCACGGGGCAGGTCGGGATGCAAGCGGTGTTGCGCACGACGTGGTGGGCCTGCTGGTTGGTCAGAGCCTGCCACCACGACTGCCCAAGGCTACCTCAAGCCGCATCCTGCTGGCCGTGTGGCTCGCGTTCTCTATCATTTTCGGAACGGCTTATCGTGGCAACCTCACCGCCTTTCTCACTCTGCCCAAGTACCCGCCTCGAGCTGAGACGCTCCAGCAGCTTGTTGCTGCTGCAGACAG GGTAACCATGCCGCCATATGGAGAGGAATTCCAGAGGTTCTTCAAGCAGTCGGACTCTGTGGTGTTCAAGGCGCTGGCTGAGGTCATGCACTTCAACCCCAGCGTCACACAGGGGCTGCAGGCTGCCACAAGGAAGAG ACAGGCTTACATGGGAGGTAGACGATACCTGCAGCAGAAGGTGGCAGAGCTGTTCACTGAGGCTGACGGCAGCACCACGCTCTACCTGGGCCGAGAGTCCATCTTCCCGGGGCCCTCCGGCTGGCCCATACCCCACAACGCCCCCTACAAGCAACACCTCGACCGCTGCATCATGGCTGCTCTTGAG GCTGGACTGTATGATAAGTGGAGCGACGACATGTTGGCCCAGGCGCGGCAGGAAAGCCGGCGGCGGGAGCACTTGGTCCAACAGCAGAAGCAGAAAGCAGCAGGGCAGGAACCAAGGTCTGGCAGCAGCCTGAgggccctcaccaccacacacctgcagggaGCCTTCATGCTGCTCCTGCTGGGGCTCGCCCTCGCTGGGCTCTGCTTCGTCCTGGAGGTCCTGACGCTGATAGTCCACTGTGACAGGGGTTGA